A single window of Dehalococcoidia bacterium DNA harbors:
- a CDS encoding acyl-CoA dehydrogenase family protein translates to MTTASVTHHHIVKTAADLAPDIRAAADATERGRTVDPDLIEKLRSARLFDMVVPRDYGGLEVDVITMMRAIEEVAIADGATGWCVAIGVGTAIVSAYLPEDVARPIFRPGVITGGPVEPAGRLTRDGDGALRLSGRWKFASGSPHCSWLVAGALVFDGDQPRMLEGGMPDWRLAVVPRDGVQIIDTWSVSGLRGTGSHDIAIENAHVAEERTIPFLTAASAMQGALYRFPIVSFLALSIAPVVCGIARRALDELIVLAERKTPTGAATPLRERGVAQHEVARAEATLRASRALLYETAAEAWDTLESGGRLTVKQRALVRLAVVHATSSARQTVDIAYKLGGGSALYETSVLQRQLRDVYAASQHILLTDLNYETVGRVLMGLQPSSPAL, encoded by the coding sequence ATGACGACTGCATCGGTTACCCATCATCACATCGTAAAGACGGCCGCAGACCTGGCGCCCGATATCCGCGCCGCAGCGGATGCGACCGAACGCGGGCGCACCGTCGATCCCGATCTGATCGAAAAGCTGCGATCCGCGCGGCTCTTCGACATGGTCGTCCCACGAGACTACGGCGGCCTGGAGGTCGACGTGATCACGATGATGCGCGCGATCGAGGAGGTCGCGATCGCCGACGGCGCGACCGGGTGGTGCGTGGCGATCGGCGTCGGCACGGCGATTGTCAGCGCCTACCTGCCTGAGGACGTTGCGCGACCGATCTTTCGCCCGGGCGTGATCACCGGCGGGCCTGTGGAACCCGCCGGACGGCTGACGCGCGACGGTGACGGCGCGCTTCGGCTCTCCGGCCGCTGGAAGTTCGCGAGCGGCTCACCGCATTGTTCATGGCTCGTGGCCGGTGCCCTGGTCTTCGATGGCGACCAACCCAGGATGCTCGAAGGCGGCATGCCCGACTGGCGTCTTGCCGTCGTGCCGCGCGACGGCGTGCAGATCATCGATACGTGGAGCGTGTCCGGTCTGCGCGGCACCGGCAGCCACGACATTGCTATCGAGAACGCTCATGTGGCTGAGGAGCGGACGATTCCGTTCCTGACCGCTGCTTCGGCCATGCAGGGCGCGCTCTATCGATTTCCGATCGTCTCGTTCCTGGCGCTGTCGATCGCGCCGGTCGTGTGCGGCATCGCCCGGCGCGCGCTCGATGAGTTGATCGTGCTCGCCGAACGCAAGACGCCCACCGGGGCGGCCACGCCCTTGCGAGAGCGCGGCGTCGCCCAGCACGAGGTCGCACGGGCGGAGGCCACATTGCGCGCAAGCCGGGCGCTCCTGTACGAAACGGCGGCTGAAGCATGGGACACGCTCGAGAGCGGCGGCCGCCTCACGGTGAAGCAGCGGGCGCTGGTGCGGCTCGCGGTTGTGCATGCGACGAGCAGCGCGCGACAGACCGTCGACATTGCGTACAAGCTTGGTGGCGGCTCTGCGTTGTACGAGACGAGCGTGCTTCAGCGACAGCTCCGCGACGTGTACGCGGCGTCGCAGCACATCTTGCTCACGGACCTGAATTACGAGACCGTCGGGCGGGTGCTGATGGGTCTGCAGCCGTCATCGCCCGCGCTCTGA
- a CDS encoding GNAT family N-acetyltransferase: protein MPEPPAPIYRPLTEADVPVTAYIRKAALEGLGREQGRIPQPWQPSLGGHSGHLVRTDPAGSWAAEIDGLVVGFAQSFVRGEIWFLAQLFVQPEVHTRGIGRELLRLAQDYGRRRGARVFAVVASSSPVAQALYMRSGMFGIGTGYRVTGAVSALLALPEPKANRKRVVDCSGWLDRIAEIDRELFGAERRQDHEYYLRPGPVDHHSFGLTRDGVLEGYGYVDARGWIGPIAASEPDGQRPLLRMAAEYLAGRGVEEASIWVASLNHVMMSSLLEAGWKSQPVTYFMSSEPFGRFDRYQPSGGFLL, encoded by the coding sequence ATGCCTGAACCGCCAGCCCCAATCTACCGGCCGCTGACAGAAGCGGACGTGCCCGTCACCGCCTACATCCGCAAGGCCGCGCTCGAAGGGCTGGGCCGCGAGCAGGGGCGGATACCGCAGCCCTGGCAGCCGTCTCTCGGAGGACACTCTGGGCACCTCGTGCGCACCGATCCGGCGGGTTCATGGGCTGCCGAGATCGACGGACTCGTGGTCGGGTTTGCGCAATCGTTTGTCCGCGGCGAGATCTGGTTCCTGGCGCAGCTATTCGTCCAACCCGAGGTACACACCCGAGGCATCGGGCGTGAATTGCTCCGTTTGGCGCAAGACTACGGCCGCCGCCGCGGCGCTCGCGTGTTCGCAGTAGTCGCGTCGTCATCTCCGGTGGCGCAGGCGTTGTACATGCGGTCAGGCATGTTCGGCATCGGTACCGGCTACCGCGTGACCGGCGCCGTCTCCGCGCTGCTCGCGCTACCCGAGCCGAAGGCGAATCGCAAGCGCGTCGTCGATTGCTCCGGCTGGCTCGACCGTATCGCCGAGATCGACCGCGAACTCTTCGGCGCCGAACGCCGCCAGGACCACGAGTACTACCTGCGGCCCGGCCCGGTCGACCATCACTCGTTTGGACTGACGCGTGATGGTGTGCTCGAAGGCTACGGCTATGTCGACGCGCGCGGATGGATCGGCCCCATCGCCGCGAGCGAACCGGACGGACAACGGCCGCTGTTGCGCATGGCCGCGGAGTACCTGGCCGGCCGGGGCGTCGAAGAAGCGAGCATCTGGGTGGCTTCTCTCAACCACGTGATGATGAGCAGCTTGCTCGAAGCGGGATGGAAGTCGCAGCCGGTGACCTACTTCATGTCGAGCGAGCCCTTTGGGCGGTTCGACCGGTATCAACCCTCCGGCGGCTTCTTGTTGTGA
- a CDS encoding 2-oxoacid:ferredoxin oxidoreductase subunit beta, which produces MVTASRDDNVKVLSRKDFVSDQEVRWCPGCGDYSILAQTQKLMPELGIPRENIVFISGIGCSSRLPYYVDTYGFHSIHGRAPTIASGLKASRPELSVWVVTGDGDALSIGGNHILHVLRRNVDLQIILHNNEIYGLTKGQYSPTSELGKRTKSSPYGTIDRPLHPLSVAIGAEATFVARSIDTDAHHLVSTLDRAYRHKGASFVEVYQNCNIFNDGAFADFAAKEVRADRTISLEHGKPMIFGKERDKGLRFSGAKFEVVTVGENGVTDADLFVHDETREDPSIAFTLSRMEWPEYPVPVGVLRAVQKPTYNDLMDKQIEMAIEAEGEGDLRDLFLEGDTWTVE; this is translated from the coding sequence AGGTGCGGTGGTGCCCCGGATGCGGAGACTACTCGATCCTCGCGCAGACGCAGAAGCTGATGCCAGAGCTGGGCATCCCGCGCGAAAACATCGTGTTCATCTCCGGCATCGGTTGCTCGAGCCGTCTGCCCTATTACGTCGACACGTATGGATTCCACAGCATCCACGGCCGGGCGCCGACGATCGCCTCGGGGTTGAAGGCTTCGAGGCCGGAGTTGAGCGTCTGGGTGGTGACGGGAGACGGCGACGCCCTGAGCATCGGCGGCAACCACATCCTGCACGTGCTGCGCCGTAACGTCGATCTGCAGATCATCCTGCACAACAACGAGATCTACGGCCTGACGAAGGGGCAGTACTCGCCGACCTCCGAACTGGGCAAGCGCACCAAGTCGTCGCCCTACGGCACGATCGACCGGCCGCTGCATCCGCTGAGCGTCGCCATCGGCGCCGAGGCGACGTTCGTCGCGCGCTCGATCGACACTGATGCGCATCACCTGGTGTCCACGCTGGACAGGGCGTACAGGCACAAGGGCGCGTCGTTCGTCGAGGTCTACCAGAACTGCAATATCTTCAACGACGGCGCCTTCGCGGACTTTGCCGCCAAGGAAGTGCGTGCCGACCGCACGATCTCGCTCGAGCATGGCAAGCCCATGATCTTCGGCAAGGAGCGCGACAAGGGGCTGCGCTTCAGCGGCGCGAAGTTCGAAGTCGTGACGGTCGGCGAGAACGGCGTCACCGACGCCGACCTCTTCGTCCACGATGAGACTCGCGAGGATCCGTCGATCGCGTTCACGCTGAGCCGCATGGAGTGGCCCGAGTACCCGGTGCCCGTCGGCGTGCTGCGCGCGGTGCAGAAGCCGACGTACAACGACCTCATGGACAAGCAGATCGAAATGGCCATCGAGGCAGAGGGTGAGGGCGATCTGCGCGATCTGTTCCTCGAAGGCGACACGTGGACCGTCGAGTAG
- a CDS encoding FAD-linked oxidase C-terminal domain-containing protein, giving the protein MTELPPPERPLPKGAVTRQVVRELERALGKERVLSTPEELIAYEFDGTIERGTPQAVVFPESTEHVAAAVQIAHRFDVPVIPRGAGTGLSGGAVAAIGGIIVALARMKRILEIDAVNRIAVVEPGVVNLDLTKAVAPLGLYYAPDPSSQRACTIGGNVAENAGGPHCLAHGATTNHVLGVEVVLADGEVAWLGGRTRDVPGYDLAGAFVGSEGTLGIATKIVVRLMRTPESTRTLLAVFDSVDDASNAVSATIGAGILPTALEMMDKNIIAAIEPVLHAGFPLDAEAILLIEVEGLEEATVEQADVIHGICHSNNAREIRIAVGQADRDLLWAARKTSISALGRLYPNYYVLDGVVPRTRLPAVLREVYAISAKYGLDVANVFHAGDGNLHPNLLFDDRIPGTTARVLEAGAEIMRLCVDVGGSITGEHGVGLEKRDFLAWIFDDTDLAVMGRLKAAFKAGENYNPCKAFPTHKGCGELSQAHVARVAAAVGADVYV; this is encoded by the coding sequence ATGACTGAATTGCCGCCCCCAGAACGCCCGCTGCCGAAGGGCGCCGTCACGCGCCAAGTCGTGCGCGAACTGGAGCGCGCCCTCGGTAAGGAGCGCGTGCTCTCGACGCCGGAAGAGCTTATCGCGTACGAGTTTGACGGCACGATTGAGCGCGGTACGCCGCAGGCCGTCGTGTTTCCCGAAAGCACAGAGCACGTCGCCGCCGCTGTCCAGATCGCGCATCGCTTCGACGTGCCGGTGATCCCGCGGGGCGCCGGCACGGGCCTGAGTGGAGGCGCCGTCGCGGCGATCGGTGGCATCATCGTCGCCCTTGCACGCATGAAGCGCATTCTTGAGATCGACGCCGTGAACCGCATCGCGGTGGTCGAGCCGGGCGTCGTCAACCTTGATCTGACGAAGGCCGTGGCGCCGCTGGGGCTCTACTATGCGCCGGATCCTTCGAGCCAGCGCGCGTGCACGATCGGCGGCAATGTCGCGGAGAACGCCGGCGGGCCGCACTGCCTGGCTCACGGCGCCACGACGAACCACGTGCTCGGCGTCGAAGTTGTGCTCGCTGACGGTGAGGTCGCATGGCTCGGCGGTCGCACGCGCGACGTGCCGGGATACGACCTCGCCGGCGCGTTCGTCGGCTCGGAAGGCACGCTGGGCATCGCGACGAAAATCGTCGTGCGGCTGATGCGTACGCCCGAATCGACGCGCACGCTGCTCGCGGTGTTCGACAGCGTCGATGACGCGAGCAACGCCGTTTCGGCAACGATCGGAGCAGGCATCCTGCCGACCGCGCTCGAGATGATGGACAAGAACATTATCGCGGCGATCGAACCGGTCCTGCACGCCGGATTTCCGCTCGATGCCGAAGCGATCCTCCTCATTGAAGTGGAGGGCCTCGAAGAGGCGACGGTCGAGCAGGCGGATGTGATCCACGGCATTTGCCATAGCAACAACGCGCGTGAGATTCGCATCGCCGTCGGGCAGGCGGACCGCGATCTCCTGTGGGCTGCCCGCAAGACTTCGATCAGCGCGCTGGGACGGCTGTATCCCAATTACTACGTGCTGGACGGCGTCGTCCCCCGTACGCGGTTACCCGCCGTCCTTCGCGAGGTGTACGCCATTTCGGCGAAGTACGGACTCGACGTCGCGAACGTCTTCCACGCCGGCGATGGCAACCTGCACCCGAACCTCCTGTTCGATGACCGCATCCCCGGCACGACGGCGCGCGTGCTCGAGGCGGGAGCCGAGATCATGCGGCTTTGCGTCGATGTGGGAGGCAGCATCACGGGCGAGCACGGCGTCGGCCTGGAGAAGCGCGACTTCCTCGCCTGGATCTTCGACGACACGGATCTCGCCGTGATGGGACGCTTGAAGGCAGCATTCAAGGCCGGCGAGAACTACAACCCGTGCAAGGCCTTCCCCACTCACAAGGGATGCGGCGAGTTGAGCCAGGCGCACGTCGCTCGCGTGGCCGCCGCGGTAGGTGCCGACGTCTATGTCTAG
- a CDS encoding CBS domain-containing protein — MICPECKHDNIEGADYCANCGHDLAGLDQPDAPGATGPAFIHQRLADVPARSPVKVSVGDPVGLAVRMMQHADTGCVLVMNDGRLAGIITPWDILHRVAGPNEDLNAVTCGHVMTADPVFLRDDDDIAVAINKMSIGGFRHIPLLQAGTPLCVISIGDLFRHMAPNLA; from the coding sequence ATGATTTGCCCCGAGTGCAAACACGACAACATCGAAGGCGCGGACTACTGCGCCAACTGCGGCCACGACCTTGCCGGCCTGGATCAGCCGGACGCGCCCGGCGCCACGGGCCCCGCATTCATCCACCAGCGTCTCGCCGATGTGCCGGCGCGTTCGCCGGTCAAGGTGAGCGTCGGCGATCCGGTGGGGCTTGCGGTGCGCATGATGCAGCACGCGGATACGGGATGCGTGCTCGTCATGAACGACGGACGGCTGGCGGGCATCATCACGCCGTGGGACATCCTGCACAGAGTCGCAGGCCCAAACGAGGACCTCAACGCCGTGACGTGCGGCCACGTGATGACCGCCGACCCGGTGTTCCTGCGGGATGACGATGACATCGCGGTCGCCATCAACAAGATGTCGATTGGGGGCTTCCGGCACATTCCGCTGCTGCAGGCGGGCACGCCGCTGTGCGTGATAAGCATCGGCGACCTGTTCCGTCATATGGCGCCAAACCTCGCGTAG
- a CDS encoding NUDIX hydrolase, protein MAVHRRSHAFIVRDGKILVLQNAGGSRWWGQPGGDIEADESAAETVTRETREETGLRITNPELLRTWQYHDRRGDIVACHSYAAYAPPGDVILSEEHSAYAWMSVDEYAERYCSDRVAAVVPPWAQLFLAEMRENCALFRA, encoded by the coding sequence ATGGCGGTCCACAGGCGTTCACACGCCTTCATCGTCCGTGACGGCAAGATCCTGGTGCTGCAGAACGCCGGCGGATCCCGGTGGTGGGGCCAGCCGGGCGGCGATATCGAAGCGGACGAAAGCGCCGCCGAAACAGTGACTCGCGAGACGCGCGAAGAGACAGGCCTTCGCATTACCAATCCTGAGCTGTTGCGGACGTGGCAGTATCACGATCGGCGCGGTGACATCGTCGCGTGCCACTCTTATGCAGCCTACGCGCCGCCTGGCGATGTTATCCTCAGCGAAGAGCACTCGGCATATGCATGGATGTCCGTCGATGAGTACGCGGAGCGCTACTGCAGCGATCGAGTTGCCGCGGTGGTGCCGCCATGGGCGCAGTTGTTCCTAGCGGAGATGCGCGAGAACTGCGCACTCTTCCGCGCATGA
- a CDS encoding alcohol dehydrogenase catalytic domain-containing protein produces the protein MKAAALKGSRSMELIDLPDMEPAPGMVKLRVAFCGICGSDMHEYESENPPRALGFMQPVMGHEFSGQIVAVGEGVAGIEVGQHAVGNPGAGCGACRYCAMGRENLCRAGGGGGMGYTLAGAYAEYVTMPARSVVTLPDGSDLRACALTEPLAVARHSLIQGAYKPDELLVVAGAGPIGLLTVIAARQIGGTRIVVSEPLPGRRAAADSVGATNVIEPSQLLETAYKLSDGNGADISVDASGLPVGIASCADATARGGRIVLAGVGEQTYALDILRSIINEYTYIGILGYTRAEFADTAMMIARGEVDVSPVISEVVAVEGTPDAFTRLSAGRDGLYKILVSPDA, from the coding sequence ATGAAGGCTGCCGCGCTCAAGGGCTCCCGCAGCATGGAGTTAATCGACCTGCCGGACATGGAGCCCGCGCCAGGGATGGTGAAGCTGCGCGTCGCTTTTTGCGGGATCTGCGGCTCCGACATGCACGAGTACGAGTCTGAGAATCCGCCGCGAGCGCTCGGCTTCATGCAGCCCGTGATGGGGCACGAGTTCAGCGGCCAGATAGTGGCGGTGGGTGAAGGCGTCGCCGGAATCGAGGTCGGTCAGCACGCCGTGGGCAACCCGGGCGCCGGATGCGGAGCTTGCCGCTACTGCGCGATGGGGCGCGAGAACCTGTGTCGGGCTGGTGGCGGCGGCGGCATGGGATACACGCTGGCCGGCGCCTACGCTGAATACGTCACGATGCCCGCCCGCAGCGTCGTCACGTTACCGGATGGTTCCGATCTGCGCGCCTGTGCCCTTACCGAGCCGCTCGCGGTAGCGCGTCATTCGCTGATCCAGGGCGCCTACAAGCCGGATGAACTGCTGGTGGTCGCAGGCGCCGGACCGATTGGGCTGCTTACCGTCATCGCGGCGCGCCAGATCGGTGGCACGCGCATCGTTGTGTCGGAGCCGCTCCCCGGGCGGCGCGCGGCTGCCGACTCCGTCGGCGCAACGAATGTGATCGAGCCGTCGCAACTGCTGGAGACCGCATACAAGCTCTCCGACGGCAACGGCGCCGACATCTCGGTGGACGCTTCCGGCCTCCCGGTGGGCATCGCGTCGTGCGCCGATGCGACGGCCCGGGGCGGGCGCATCGTCCTGGCGGGCGTCGGTGAGCAGACGTACGCGCTCGATATCCTGCGCTCGATCATCAACGAGTACACGTACATCGGCATTCTCGGCTATACGCGGGCGGAGTTCGCCGATACCGCGATGATGATCGCCCGCGGCGAAGTCGACGTCTCACCGGTGATCTCCGAGGTCGTCGCCGTGGAAGGTACACCCGATGCGTTCACCCGTTTGTCGGCGGGCCGCGACGGCCTGTACAAGATCCTTGTGTCGCCCGATGCCTGA